A single genomic interval of Novosphingobium ginsenosidimutans harbors:
- a CDS encoding putative bifunctional diguanylate cyclase/phosphodiesterase, which produces MDDRVRRTLVDNLYANPGSLTAGAANGIISALVAAAYSGNALIWQVALLLSAIGVTRVAMAVGLPRLKVRDTKRLELLYELGAFSYTATVGFFTALTIAYNIPLAAQMLMACYAIGYAGGMATRNAGRPIISVAGMVLTFTPICIALWQTGDTAARTLAAAIVICFAGMVSIALQIFRTLRDSIAAAETSARLADKMQHLARTDVVTGLHNRAGLNHYLVEHLARPRTAPKLALFWCDLDRFKEVNDVLGHQVGDRVLTEVAQRLRSQAKPDAVIGRFGGDEFIMACDVKDRREVETIALAVLGEITRPMRLENDRLEISCSMGVALLPDDGDDLESVMLGADLALYHAKVNGRNQASFYDRSMSRDLVRRREIEAELRVAVQRDELSIFFQPIVDLATGRIKAFEALVRWFHPEKGELRPDEFIPVAEETGAIITLGNWITAQAAKAAATWPEDITVAVNLSPLQIKAPGAALGILNALREAKLDPRRLELEITETVLLDHSQQTEDFIAELSAAGVRFALDDFGTGYSSLGYLNKYPFGKIKVDRSFVSGPNAGKKSDAIIRAVSGMATTLDMAIVAEGLETVEQVEAVKAAGCTLGQGYYFSRAVPDYLAAMLIAQEREKFEPQRATG; this is translated from the coding sequence TTGGACGATCGTGTCCGGCGGACGCTGGTTGACAACCTGTATGCAAATCCCGGCTCGCTGACCGCCGGCGCCGCCAACGGTATCATCTCGGCTCTCGTCGCTGCCGCCTATTCCGGAAACGCGCTGATCTGGCAGGTTGCCCTGCTACTTTCGGCGATCGGCGTGACCCGGGTTGCCATGGCGGTCGGTCTGCCGCGCCTGAAAGTGCGCGATACCAAGCGACTGGAACTGCTCTACGAACTGGGCGCCTTCAGCTACACGGCAACGGTCGGGTTCTTTACGGCGCTTACGATCGCCTACAACATTCCGCTGGCCGCGCAGATGCTGATGGCCTGTTACGCGATCGGCTATGCCGGCGGCATGGCCACCCGCAACGCCGGCCGCCCGATCATTTCGGTTGCCGGGATGGTGCTGACGTTCACCCCGATCTGCATCGCGCTGTGGCAAACTGGCGATACCGCCGCGCGCACCCTCGCTGCGGCGATCGTCATCTGCTTTGCCGGCATGGTCTCGATCGCGTTGCAGATCTTCCGCACGCTGCGCGATTCGATCGCTGCTGCCGAAACCAGCGCACGCCTTGCCGACAAGATGCAGCATCTGGCCCGGACCGATGTGGTGACCGGGCTGCACAACCGCGCCGGCCTTAACCACTACCTCGTCGAGCACCTCGCGCGGCCGCGCACGGCACCCAAGCTGGCCCTATTCTGGTGCGACCTCGACCGGTTCAAGGAAGTCAACGACGTGCTTGGCCACCAGGTTGGTGACCGGGTCTTGACCGAAGTGGCCCAGCGCCTGCGCAGCCAAGCCAAACCCGATGCCGTGATCGGCCGCTTCGGCGGCGATGAGTTTATCATGGCCTGCGACGTCAAGGACCGCCGCGAGGTGGAGACGATTGCCCTTGCCGTGCTGGGCGAGATCACCCGGCCGATGCGGCTGGAGAATGACCGGCTCGAGATTTCGTGCTCGATGGGCGTCGCACTGCTGCCCGATGACGGCGACGACCTTGAAAGCGTGATGCTGGGTGCTGACCTTGCGCTCTATCATGCCAAGGTCAACGGCCGGAACCAGGCCAGTTTCTATGACCGCTCGATGAGCCGCGACCTCGTGCGCCGCCGCGAGATCGAGGCCGAACTGCGCGTCGCGGTGCAGCGCGACGAGCTGTCGATCTTCTTCCAGCCAATCGTCGATCTGGCCACCGGCCGGATCAAGGCGTTCGAAGCGCTGGTCCGCTGGTTCCACCCCGAAAAGGGCGAACTGCGCCCCGACGAGTTCATACCGGTGGCCGAAGAAACCGGTGCGATCATCACCCTGGGCAACTGGATCACGGCACAAGCGGCCAAGGCAGCCGCAACCTGGCCGGAGGACATCACTGTCGCGGTCAACCTCTCGCCGCTGCAAATCAAGGCACCGGGGGCTGCGCTGGGCATCCTCAACGCGCTGCGCGAAGCCAAGCTCGACCCGCGGCGGCTTGAGCTGGAGATCACCGAAACGGTGCTGCTCGACCACTCGCAGCAGACCGAGGACTTCATTGCCGAGCTGTCAGCTGCCGGCGTGCGGTTCGCGCTCGACGATTTCGGCACCGGCTATTCCTCGCTCGGCTATCTCAACAAGTATCCGTTCGGGAAGATCAAGGTCGACCGCAGCTTCGTTTCCGGTCCCAATGCCGGCAAGAAGAGCGACGCCATCATCCGCGCCGTTTCGGGCATGGCCACCACGCTCGACATGGCCATCGTCGCTGAGGGTCTGGAAACGGTCGAGCAGGTCGAAGCGGTCAAGGCCGCGGGTTGCACCCTGGGCCAGGGCTATTACTTCAGCCGCGCCGTGCCCGATTACCTGGCCGCCATGCTGATCGCCCAGGAACGCGAAAAGTTCGAACCGCAGCGCGCGACGGGTTGA